The window CAAAAAAGAGCCGCCCAAACCCCATGAACAGCCCAGGGAAATGGTGTCAGCCGCCAAAATTGTGCAGAAACAAATTCAAAAACCCACCATTGACAGGCCGAATCTGTCTGTGGCGTTAAATCCCAATTTGCCAGAGCTGCCTAACAGTATTGCTTTGGGCCAGTTAGCAAATTTTACCATGAAAACACAGATGCCCCCGGGTCTGTTTTCCACGTCACAGCTTGATTATCCTTTGCAGACGCTGGTGCGTTTACCTGCCTCCTATCCCATGCGGGCCAGAAGACTTGGCATCGAAGGCTGGGTCAAAGTGGAATTTGTTGTCACAAGAGAAGGCCTGGTAAGGGATATAAAGGTGGTGGGAGCCCAGCCCAAGGGTGTGTTTGAATCCAGTGTAACCCAATCCGTATCCCAGTACCGGTTCAAGCCGGGAACCGTGGACGGAAACACCGTTG is drawn from uncultured Desulfobacter sp. and contains these coding sequences:
- a CDS encoding TonB family protein, which gives rise to MANTVQMTSRETSRTSYSGIILVWISVIALASGLNLFIFGILPALIQSIPHAPDDTKLIQAIQVVRIKRPETPPRKKEPPKPHEQPREMVSAAKIVQKQIQKPTIDRPNLSVALNPNLPELPNSIALGQLANFTMKTQMPPGLFSTSQLDYPLQTLVRLPASYPMRARRLGIEGWVKVEFVVTREGLVRDIKVVGAQPKGVFESSVTQSVSQYRFKPGTVDGNTVEVRVVTTIRFKMEA